GGGATTATGTAGGCAGCACGAGCTCTAGAAACATATATGCAAATataacaaaaacaggaaaaaagattGAGTAGCAgtagtaaattttattaataattagtCTCCATGGGTGAATTTTGTGTTCAGAGAAATTGCAAGAGCATGTATTGTGGATCAGTTTAAACCCTTAACACCAAGGGTTTTATTGCTAAAATTAATGCATAGAGCCCAGCAGTATCTTCAGCATTTCAACTTGATTTAAAAGTTTTAAAGTCATCTGTAGAAATTAATGTTAAGCCTTTATCTTAAATGAAAACTAGATGGTTAGCTTATTTTAAATAGCATTATCATTTCCAGTTGGTGAAAGCCATCTaccttaaaaaaaagagagacagctGTACCTGACTATATGGGGTCCCTATGCAAAATACATATATCTCTGGACTGATACTTAATACACTTGGGAAAATACACAGAAGAACTTTAGACAGTTTCTAAGAGGTCACTTGAATAGAATAATCTGCCAACAGAACAGACACCCTCAATGGTGTTCATAAACTAGATGAAAACAAAATTGTGCAGATGATCTTGCATTGTTGCAGGTGgaatggactgaatgacccaaGACATCCTATTGTCTCAGGCTCTGTATCAGATTAAAGCAGGTTAGAAATGGATTTCTGCAACACGGCTCCAAGCCTTATTGCTACATTACTTTTTCTAAGCATGATGCCTGCCTCTGGTATTTGTCTCAAACACTAGTTGCAACGAAGAAATAGATTAAATTCTTGAGTTTATTTATGGTAAAAGCGGCTCTTAAGTAATGGCTGGGACTTTGCTGGGTGGAACAAGAGTGCCAGTTTTAAACTGAGCAGCTAAAAAAGGTTCTGTAGGTCAAACAGGATTTTTTGATGCATCTGAAATCACTGCAGTAGCAGGAATAAGTATGCTGGGTAGGGATAACAGTGGTAATTTTGCTCAGATTCACCAAGGCTTCTATTAGAAATAAGAGTCTGATCTTTCCTACCTTTTTCAGAACTTGTTTTGATGTCAATAACCAGGGGACAGAGTAACCTTCAGTTCTGGTGCTTCGTTTTATGGCTTTGGTGCTATATCAACCTTCACCTGAATACTTTGTTACCAAGTGCAGAACACCGGACGGGTGGTAGCTAAGGCTTTTTCTTAGTTATTGTGGGAAAAAGACCCCACCTTtctaattaactttttttttaaagtagcattttCCTGCTAAGAAAGTTGgttcctctctcctttcccttctgtgCTCTGCTCAATGTGATTTGAAGACAGATGTAGAAAGAATGTCCTACTCTGTCTCACAGGTGGAACATGAGAATTACTAAGCTGTGCAGCATGTTGGATTCACTGTTCCTAAGAGTCACTGTACTCTTGCACCATCCATCTCTCCAGGGCGGTTTCCTTGGAGCAGTGCCTCACAGCCTATTGCTCTGTTAATCACAGTCATTTTCTGACTGTTCTTAAAGTCCTAGGAGAGATTCTGTGCTGTGTGTCTCAGGAGGCATGGTCCAGAAAGAGAAGGCCCAGGGGGTTGGAGGAGGGTGGGCAAATGTGATATTCTCTGAGTTGTTCCAGGGGCCAGTGCATCCCAGCATGATTGGAGGtggtctgactctgcagcagagAATAACCAGAGCACACAGTGCTCTCTGGGCAATCCTTCTGCTAACGTctacacactcccagtcccaaacttGGGGCCACACAGGATGGTGCTAAGCTGCCTAGTTTGCCCCATGTTGCCCTATGGCTGGGGTTCTACCCCAGGGAACCAGTGTGGCCCCTTTACACAGCAGAAATGCCATAAAGATACTGTAGTAGGGACCAGAATCAACTTCCCTGGACAAGAATTCTTGCAAGCAAACACCCTACCAGGTACTCTATGGGAGGGTGGAAGAGGCAGGATATAAATCAGCTTAATCTGGTCCTAATGGAAGTGTTGCATGCTAATGAGAGAGGATTCCTAGAAGTAAAAATGTTTCAAAGGATTAAATATACAGAAATGGAAAGGTTTTTTGACTATAAACAGTGAATTGTTTCAGGTGTACTGTGTTATGATCCTAATTAAAGGGGCAGCAGCACGTAGTTTTACATTTTAATAGAAATGCTTTCATGGATGATTTTAATGAAAACCATTTGTCTGGATTTAAatgtcccctctctcccccctaaTGATTTACAGACCAAACACTGCAGCTTGTACTAGTGCATATATGAAAACCAGAACATTACTTACTATAAACAGCTGTGAAACTGACTTTAGTGATTTTCTTTGTTCAAGCTGAAAGAAATGCAAGAACTAAATCAAATTGTATGAGTAGCAGAGAAGCACATTGGATTgttaaaatactttgttttaataaTCTAATATGTTAGTAGTAATGCAAGAAAGGATTTTAAATGAGTTTTAACCTAACCTCTCTTTAAATTGTGTCTGGAAATGGGACTCTTTTCAAtggagattaattttttaatgtagtttttttttttaataaaaaaaatcacatctaaaGCAAGTTTTGTTCAATGTAATTTCAAGAGATCAAGAGCATGAAAAAGGTAGAACTTGGTTTATTCCAGAGAACTGGCAAGCAAATCAAAATTTTAGCCACAAAGGCTATTGTTTTCACCCTGCAAGCCTATCTATCCATGCTCCTCCAATAAACTAAGTTTGAGATTCTCTGTATTTGAAATTACTTTAAACAGAATAAGCATTAGTGCTGTTTTCACTCTAGTTGGCAGAGGTCTTCTAATTTTGCAACAGGAAATGAGAGATGACGTGGCAGTCTTCATATAACTTGATCCTATGCTGCAGGTGGTGCACACCCTCACCGCAACAGCATGCTTTTATTGAAAGAGGCAGAATTCACATGTGCAATAATACAAGATACCAGGACTCAACCCGGTGGCAAGCCAATACAGTGCACAAGCTTTGTAGGAGCCTGTGCTGgtgaacagagagacaaggtgggtgaggtaatatcatttattggaccaacttctgttggtgagagagacaagctttggagctacatggagctcttcttgaggtcaccaggagaagagctctgtgtagctcgaaagcttgtctctctcaccaacagaagctggtccaataaatattacctcacccaccttgtctcactaacatcctgggaccaatacggcTACACCACCACTACATACAACTGGTGAACCATGACTATTTATATTTTCCTGGTTTTGCTACCTTAGAAGTTTTAatgaccccatctcttcccttcTAGTGAACTCACCTTTCCCACCCTTTCTGCTTCAGTGCATCCAGAAGAGACCTGGAAATAAAATCACTATGACTGTATATCTAATTCAGCATCACCAGCTACACGAATCACAGTATCACGTGGATGGTTTCCTGTTACTCCTCTGAGAGGATGCAACAGTTAGTGCTGCTTTAGCtattaaataacaaacaaaaaacaaacagaagcctTTACTTTTATTGTCAATTAAGAGTTGAAGAACAATTTCCTTTCTGAAAGTAGCTGTTCTACCCGCTATACCAAATATAGCATTTCGTACCAAACTGGCTCTATTGAGCTCTCAGCATGGCTCATTACCACCCCTAGCTAGAAAGGAAATCTCTGTTCCTGGCAAAGTCTCTAAGCCATGAGCAGTATCTGGAGGTAGAGAGGTAAGAGCAGATTGTCTATTTGGGTAGTGTAGGCTTCCAAAAGGGAAACTAAACTGATGGACCCCAAAATCCAGGCATAGCTGGTGTTCAGATTCACTCTGCCATCAAATATCAGAATAAGAGCCACAGCAATGATCTGAGCAAAGATGGCAGTCATTGTCCCTTCAAACGTCTTCTTTGTCCCAGGCCATTTCATTTCTCCTATTGTACTGCCAAAAATTGAGGCTATTGTGTCTCCCACCCCTACTGCCAGTACCCCGGAGTAGGGAACCAATGCTCCTGCCCCAGACAGGGTACCTTTCGGAGCACAAGGCCTGGGGAACAACCACACTGGAAGGGACATCCCAACAAGTAGGTAAATGTGAGTCAAGATCAGAGGTCCACTATCTCGTTCATCCAAAAAGAGAGTGAGCAAGTGCCTGAGTGTTTGGCCAAATGGCTTGATCCTGAAGTATCGTATGTACTCTAAAAGGACAAAGACTACGAGACACAGCACTGCAGCAATGTAGAGAAGCTGGTGGTCATAAATTAGCCCAGGGATGTAAGTAGCCACCACAATGAAGTGGAAATATTTTCTGGTTATGGTTGAAGCTTGGTGCTTTTTAGATTCAGATGATCTCTTGGAATTCTGGTAAAGAACCACCATGCACGCAGAGGCAGCCAACAGGGTCCAGTACACAAGGAGGTAAACTCTTGTCTGTGTCTGAACCAGAAACTGGAGCAGCCAGAGCAAGGGATTCCTTTGGATCAGATGGTAAAGCCAAGGCATAAGGACCCCCAGTCCCAGCACTGCTGTCATCATGTGGAAAAACATGGAGGATGTCCAGGTTCCTGAATCCATGAAGAAGAATAGAGCAGTGAAGAAAATCCCAAGAAGGACCACCCCAGCCACTGCCACTAGAAGGACGAAGTCTGCAGGATTACCTTTGCCCTCTATCACGTTCAGTGAGCGTTTAATGAGCTGTTTGAGGATGAAACTTATACTCCCAAGGACTAGTAATGCCTCCCCAGGAGTAAAACATCGAGGTAATAGGTAAAGCAAGATCATACTGAGGTAGACAAAAATAAGCAGCACTTCCAGAACCTCTATCACTTCAGAAACAGTTAAAGAATACTTCATGGTATAGAGGATTATACTGCCAGCAATGCCTGAAAGTATGCAGGTGTTAGTTGGCACAGGCCTTGTGATGCCAACTGCTATTACAGATAGGAAGAGGGCTACCACCATGCCCGTGGAGGCCACAACTATGCCAAAACGTTCAAAGTACACAATGCCGGCAGCCTTGCATCGCTCCTTcatcacaatccccaggagtggGATGACCATACTAGCTGGTAGGAGGCCACTGTTAGCTGTCGTCCGAAATTGGAATACGGCCCCACCCAGTTGGAGTAGACGGTCCCATTTAAATTGGACATAAAAAGCCTGAACAGCAAGAGCAATAGCACACCAGGAATACCGGTCCCAAACTACCGTGTGCACACACAACACAATGATGAACACAATCAGGGATTCCAAAAGCACTGGTTTGTTTAACATGGTTCCGGTCAGCGGCATCCTGTGATTTCAGAATCTTTACTACTGTCAGATTCCAAAATTTTCAATACAGTCCTTGGTCCATTAGTAAAAGTTCACTTTCATCCTACTGCAACGCCTataaagataaacaaaataataaaattaaagcaACTACTTGAACACCTGAGGCCTCCtccttattatttat
This region of Eretmochelys imbricata isolate rEreImb1 chromosome 16, rEreImb1.hap1, whole genome shotgun sequence genomic DNA includes:
- the DOLK gene encoding dolichol kinase, encoding MPLTGTMLNKPVLLESLIVFIIVLCVHTVVWDRYSWCAIALAVQAFYVQFKWDRLLQLGGAVFQFRTTANSGLLPASMVIPLLGIVMKERCKAAGIVYFERFGIVVASTGMVVALFLSVIAVGITRPVPTNTCILSGIAGSIILYTMKYSLTVSEVIEVLEVLLIFVYLSMILLYLLPRCFTPGEALLVLGSISFILKQLIKRSLNVIEGKGNPADFVLLVAVAGVVLLGIFFTALFFFMDSGTWTSSMFFHMMTAVLGLGVLMPWLYHLIQRNPLLWLLQFLVQTQTRVYLLVYWTLLAASACMVVLYQNSKRSSESKKHQASTITRKYFHFIVVATYIPGLIYDHQLLYIAAVLCLVVFVLLEYIRYFRIKPFGQTLRHLLTLFLDERDSGPLILTHIYLLVGMSLPVWLFPRPCAPKGTLSGAGALVPYSGVLAVGVGDTIASIFGSTIGEMKWPGTKKTFEGTMTAIFAQIIAVALILIFDGRVNLNTSYAWILGSISLVSLLEAYTTQIDNLLLPLYLQILLMA